A genome region from Lactobacillus sp. ESL0791 includes the following:
- a CDS encoding acyl-CoA dehydrogenase family protein, whose translation MSEQKKLHTMPPYEETPIMHKAKPGESMSDEDFQNYLKEIRHLAQNEFDRMTPYIEENRKFPKDYFPIAIKHDLYRFALPKQYGGWGLSEKQILQVQEEFSRTQGGIRMHLHHASDMNWRILDNFGSKELKDKYMNKFQDKTIFANFALTEKSGGTGADLHTLAVKDGDDWVINGEKTLISHADVADFTYLIVVTDPDKVGDERLSAFWVPTNTPGFEANEMPLMMGCRGAGHADLKFTNMRIPDKYMLGKRGEGMKVAISSLSLSRAHIADSNLGMAQRMLEMSIAYAKDRVTFGKPLCKRQSIIFEIADMGSRIHALRLMLWDIAKDYDEGKDITKKASMAKLESINTVKLVSDYMMEIFGGISYFQDNPYGPAERLYRDCRAMWLEEGPRSVQRLTVGRLLIKDGGHTPITSL comes from the coding sequence ATGTCTGAGCAAAAAAAGTTGCACACAATGCCACCGTATGAAGAAACACCGATTATGCATAAGGCAAAGCCGGGTGAGTCGATGTCTGATGAAGATTTTCAAAATTATTTGAAAGAGATTAGACACCTGGCACAAAACGAATTTGATCGCATGACGCCATACATTGAAGAAAACCGGAAGTTTCCTAAAGATTATTTTCCGATTGCGATTAAGCATGACCTGTATCGTTTTGCTTTACCTAAGCAATATGGTGGTTGGGGATTAAGTGAAAAACAGATCTTGCAAGTTCAGGAAGAATTTTCTAGGACGCAAGGTGGTATTAGAATGCATTTGCATCATGCTTCTGATATGAATTGGCGAATCTTGGATAACTTTGGTAGCAAAGAACTTAAAGATAAGTATATGAATAAATTTCAAGATAAGACAATTTTTGCCAATTTTGCTTTAACTGAAAAAAGCGGCGGTACCGGCGCTGATTTGCATACTTTAGCAGTTAAAGATGGTGATGATTGGGTAATTAATGGTGAAAAAACGTTGATTTCTCACGCCGATGTTGCCGACTTTACATACTTAATTGTTGTTACCGATCCAGATAAGGTTGGTGATGAACGGTTATCTGCATTTTGGGTACCAACCAATACGCCAGGATTTGAAGCAAACGAAATGCCTTTAATGATGGGGTGCCGTGGTGCCGGACACGCTGATCTTAAATTTACTAATATGCGTATTCCTGACAAATATATGTTAGGGAAACGTGGTGAAGGGATGAAAGTGGCTATTTCATCACTGTCACTTTCACGCGCTCATATTGCTGATTCCAATTTAGGAATGGCACAAAGAATGTTAGAGATGTCAATTGCATATGCAAAAGACCGTGTGACTTTTGGCAAACCGCTATGTAAACGGCAATCAATTATTTTTGAAATAGCTGATATGGGTTCACGTATTCATGCATTGCGCCTAATGCTTTGGGATATAGCAAAAGATTATGACGAAGGTAAGGACATTACTAAGAAAGCATCGATGGCAAAATTAGAAAGTATCAATACCGTTAAGCTTGTTTCTGATTACATGATGGAAATATTCGGCGGAATTAGCTACTTCCAAGACAACCCTTACGGTCCAGCTGAACGTTTGTACCGTGACTGTCGTGCTATGTGGCTTGAAGAGGGACCACGTTCAGTTCAACGGTTAACTGTGGGACGCTTGTTAATTAAAGATGGTGGTCATACGCCAATTACTAGTCTTTAA